Genomic segment of Eupeodes corollae chromosome 2, idEupCoro1.1, whole genome shotgun sequence:
TACGAGTAAGAAGCTGTAAGTATCTGACTACGGTCCGTGGTGAACCAAAAACATCCAAGACCCATGTCGGCTTTTCTGCTTACAAGCTGAAaggaaaattgtatattttaaattctttcaacagAACTTTCTTGAGTAAAAAAGtgtccaaaatattaaaattttcaatatttgacaaccctatacaaaattagtttatcAACTTTGCGTTGCAAGcctttatgaaaaatttatttgacagttAGAATTTAAGGATTTGTTGTTAAACAATATTTGCAATAATTCAATTTGGAATTTATCGAAATGTTAGTGAAATTTCCGAGATATTTCTTCTGTTTTGACCTTTTGGTCCAATTTCCCGAAGTCGTTCAATTATTCCCTTCTCAGTTGACGGAGTTTAATCAAACTTTAAATCTTTCAGTAATTCTTGACACTCGGTGTGGTGAGAAACAATATACTTACCATGTCAATAGCTCCTGTgctgaaattattgaaaatatgtcCTCTTTCATCCTTCTTTGGaggtaaaataatttcaatggtAAAATTCATCAGCAAACTCAATTCTCTCAACAAAAGACCCTCGAAACCATTGATTGCTTCGTCGTCAGTGGTACCATTTCTTCTATCAttcagagaaaaaaaaggaGGAGTATGAAAAGGTGTCACACGAACAGGACACTTGTGCATATTCTGAAGTTTTTCGGGAAATAAATCAGGATTCACCATGACTCCATTCTGGAATCGATTTATTTCAACGGGAATAACTTCGTTGCAGTGTGATTCATTAAAAGGAAAATATGTGTAGACAATAATGTCTCCAGCTGCAGTTTGTATCACAACATTTACATTGATCATGTAATTACTCCAGCAGTACTCGAGAATATTCCTTATGTCATTGTCCAAAAAGCGGTCTTTGTTGTGCAGGAAAATGTGATAGAACTCATTGGTATCATAGTTTTTAACCTTACTGGCTAGGTCAATATTTCTGAAAGAAAAACCTCTAATAAAAATTCACGAGTGGgaaatgatttgattttttcactTACAGAAATGATTTCACTGAGTCCACCACTAACatatgaaaaatgaaatttgtcaatttcccTTTGACAGTTGGAATTGGTTTCAATTCTAAACCCTGAGTTTCTTTTACCACAATCTGTGTCTTAATATTGTCATATGACCGAAATAATATTTCACTCAGGTCTTGATAGAAATCTCGAGTATTTTCTCGTTCATAtgacaaacaaattataaaagcgGAATCACGTGGTTCGTAGTACTTTTCAATAACATAAATTAATGAATTCGCAATTTCTTCATTGATATTTCGATCCTTGAATGGTGCCTGGGagttgattaaataaaatgtcaacaaGGTTTGAACGTTCATGCTAGATGAGTTTAATAGACTGAAGGGCACTTACTTTGATTAAGgttatttataagaaatcaaaaaatttcaaacaaaagcacttaaacattataattaatcattcaaataaaattcaatggagATTAATTGGAAAAAAGGGTGTAAGACACCGAAAAGGATTTAAACGAAATACACCGTAATTTCTAAAGAAATGTTTTGACtggaaattataattattgataTTTAACGACTTATTTGGAGAATGACAAAAGTATATCATATATAGGAGAATGGCTGTCTTTTTCAGTCCGAGTCTACATCAAGTTTGGCGAGATAGTCAGCAAAATTTCCCTCTGTATTTTTTTCTTCGACGAAATTTGGAAacacaaatacttttttaagttgttgtgTGATTTTCTAATTGACGGCCTTGAATTTTCTCTAGAATAAAAATATGTCGTGAAATTTTTTTGACACCATTCAAGtttctttcaaagttgcgaaaaATTTCGAGGCGAATTTTATTCACCATACTAGCATAAGAAACAGCATGCATTTCAGTCACGttaaggtaaaggtaaaggtaaaggtaaaggtaaaggtaaaggtaaaggtaaaggtaaaggtaaaggtaaaggtaaaggtaaaggtaaaggtaaaggtaaaggtaaaggtaaaggtaaaggtaaaggtaaaggtaaaggtaaaggtaaaggtaaaggtaaaggtaaaggtaaagttaaagttaaaggtaaaggtaaaggtaaaggtaaaggtaaaggtaaaggtaaaggtaaaggtaaaggtaaaggtaaaggtaaaggtaaaggtaaaggtaaaggtaaaggtaaaggtaaaggtaaaggtaaaggtaaaggtaaaggtaaaggtaaaggtaaaggtaaaggtaaaggtaaaggtaaaggtaaaggtaaaggt
This window contains:
- the LOC129944777 gene encoding uncharacterized protein LOC129944777, which translates into the protein MNVQTLLTFYLINSQAPFKDRNINEEIANSLIYVIEKYYEPRDSAFIICLSYERENTRDFYQDLSEILFRSYDNIKTQIVVKETQGLELKPIPTVKGKLTNFIFHMLVVDSVKSFLNIDLASKVKNYDTNEFYHIFLHNKDRFLDNDIRNILEYCWSNYMINVNVVIQTAAGDIIVYTYFPFNESHCNEVIPVEINRFQNGVMVNPDLFPEKLQNMHKCPVRVTPFHTPPFFSLNDRRNGTTDDEAINGFEGLLLRELSLLMNFTIEIILPPKKDERGHIFNNFSTGAIDMLEQTNQKENQQQAN